The segment GCGCTGATGAAACCATCGGCCGGCACCATTATCCTTGATGGCTTTAATATATCGCAGCTTTCCACCCGCGAGGTGGCGCGAAAAGTGGGCGTGTTGCTGCAGGGGGCTGTCGCGCCTGAGGGGTTGACCGTTGGCGATCTCGTCCGTCAAGGGCGCTATCCGCATCAGTCACTTTTCAGTCGCTGGTCTCCTGAGGATCAGCAGGCGTGCGACGAGGCCCTCATGCTGACAGGCACAACCGATCTTGCAAACCGCATGCTGGACACCCTTTCCGGCGGTCAGCGGCAGCGGGCCTGGATTGCCATGACGCTGGCCCAACAAGGCCAGACTATCTTTCTCGATGAACCAACAACCTATCTCGATCTCGAACATCAGATTGAACTGATGAAGCTGATTACGATGCTGGTCGCAAAGCGCGGCAAGACAGTCGTGGCCGTGCTGCACGACATCAATCAGGCGGCGCGTTACGCCGAACACATTGCTCTCTTGAAAGGTGGCCGTATCAGGGCTACCGGAACGCCTAGTGAGGTCATTAACGCAGAGATGATCGCCGATGTCTTTAACGTCAAGAGCATGGTGATCCGTGATCCCGTTGCCGGAACGCCTTTGTGCATTCCGCTTTGAGAACCTCTCCCTGAGAGAGTGCGGAATGTCACAAAAATATCACACTCCTTGCTATTTTCGAGGAGGTCCGGCTTGCTTTGCCACCAGCAGGTGAAGTCGATCAGACGGATTCAGGCAAGAAAATCAGACACAAAGATGAGTTTTACAGTCTTGTTTTATTCCACAGCAGCAGACTGAAGTGGCATATTTCTAAGGTATTGCACTTGCACGCCTTTTCGGGATTGTCTAGCCATTCCCCATGACGGTTCAGCCGCGTCTATCCTGACCTACCGTTCGCTGGGAACCATGTGCAGATGTCGAGATCTTCCTCTTCGTCCCTTGTCTGGGACACCGTTGACAGCAGCGAGTTGCTCAATCGAGCCATGGAAGCACACTATGCTGATATTACCAATGCGGTGCGCCGCCGGGGACACCCGAGTTCAACGGCCCGCGACGTGGTGCACGATCTCTACGTGAAGCTCGCCGCCAAACCGGAGGTTCTCCTGAACAAGCGGTCGATCAAGGCCTTTCTCTGCCGTGCCGCCATCAATCTCGGCATTGACCGCCAACGCAGGGAAACGAAGGAAGCCCGGCTGTTCTCAGGATCGGAGCGGGAGGCCCTCTCGGCGGCAAGCACCGGGCACGCGCCGGACCACACTCTGGAAATAGAAGCGCGGCTTGCAGCCCTTCGCGAAGCAATTGCGGAACTGCCGGAGAGGCGACGTGTCGTCTTCATTCTCCATCGCCTTTATCATCTGACACCAGACCAGATCAGCACCAGGCTCAACATATCCAGAAACATGGTCGACCGGCACCTGCGGCGTGCGTTTGCCCATTGCCTTGACCGGATTCTCTAGAGTCAGTCAGGTTCAAATTGAACCAGACAGACTCTCGTTTCTTTCGTTTTCGTTTGTCTTTTCGGGAAAACCGGTGGCCACTTTTCCCTGACAAACTCTTGATCCCCAAAGAATCCCGTATCGTGAACGCAGAAAGGTCACATCCTTGCGATTGGACAGTTGTCAGTGTCCCAATCCGTGGATGTCAAACGTCTACTGTATACTGCCTTAAATCGAAATCGATTTAGAGCGATAATTATGCAGCAGATATAAAGCACTACAGCGAGTTTTTGTGCGCCATATACGGCGTATGACACTGTAGAGGTCGTAGGATGCGTCTGGAGTAAGCCATGCCGGTCAAGGAATCTAGTGACAGTCGGAAAAGACGAAACCGCGAGGCGGCCGACTGGCTTTTGCGCAACGGTGACCCCAACCAATCGCCGGACGACCGGGCTCTCTTTGAGACATGGCTTAAGCGCGATCCGGAAAACTGTCGGACCTACAGCGCAGCCGAGTTTGTGATGGGCGACGCTGGCCGCGCCATTCAGTCCGATCCTGGTCTAGCCGATATCGACATGCGCCCTCGCACTATGGTCAAGCCAATCATCGTAACACTGTTGGTGGCAGCCCTTGCAACCGGCGCCTTCTTTGCATTCGATGGGCCGCTGCGCATGCAAGCGGACATGATCGCCGGTACGGATGAAACCCCCATTCGTACCCTGGAGGATGGTTCCATCGTCCAGCTCAATGCGTCCTCGGCGATTGCCGTCGACTTCACCGGGGGGCACCGCGTTATCCGCCTCCTGCGGGGCCAAGCCTTCTTTCAGGTCGCTCATGCGCCCGACCGACCTTTCACGGTGGTGGCTGGTGAGACAAAGGTGATCGCACTCGGCACAGCGTTCGATGTTCGCTACGGCAAAGACGATACCGAGGTGACGGTCACGGAGAATGCAGTGCAGCTTGAACGCGACGGTCAACAGGCGGCCTCTCTGCGCGTGAACGAAGGCGAGCAGGCAATCTACGACTACGCCAGGAAAACGACAGCCGTGACACCGGTCGACGGCCTCGTCGCTCTCGCATGGAGGCGCGGACAAATCGCCGTTGACAACGCGCCTCTTTCCTATGTCGTTGAGGAGATGAACCGGCATTTCCGAGGCCGGATCATCATTGCGGGTTCAGCGCTGGCGCGTCGCCGTGTCAGCGGTACGATCAAGGTTGCGGATACCAAAGACGCGCTTGCTTTCGTCAAAAAGGCGCTTGGCTTGGAAGTCACACGTCTAGGTCCCTTGATCGTTATCCATCCGTCATAATATCCGCAGAACTCTCTCTGTCACGGCTGTTCATAAACACTCTGGTTGACCTGCTTCCGGTTTGACATGGGGCGGCACGCCTGTTCCCTATCTCCTCTCCGGTCAGATGCTATAGATTACGAGGTCACTCCGAACCTCGCTTTAAGCCAGACCAGAAGATCATCTAAAAATGTGAACACCACCGGGATGACCAGGAGGCTCAAGAAGGTTGAGGTCAACAACCCACCAATCACGACGATCCCCATGGGTTGACGAAAGCTAGAATCGCCCGCGACGAGGCTGAGCGCTGCTGGTGCCATGCCGCCAGCCATTGCGATTGTGGTCATAATGATCGGACGCGCGCGTTTGTGACACGCATCAACAAGCGCGTCATAACGCGACATGCCTCCCCGGCGTGCTTCAATCGCATATTCCACAAGCAGAATGGAGTTTTTGGAGACGATTCCGATCAAAAGGAGCAGACCAATAACCGCAGGCATCGAGAAGCTGGTACCGGTGAGCACAAGCGGCAACAGGGCCCCGCCAAGCGCCAGCGGAATTGCCATCAGGATCGTGACCGGCTGCAGGAAATCATGGAAGAGGAGGACTAGAACAGCGTAGATGCAGAAAATGCCGATCGCTATCGCCGTCGCGAAACTGTTGAACAACTCAGTTTGACGCTTCAATTCACCCTGTTCGACAAATTTTA is part of the Agrobacterium vitis genome and harbors:
- a CDS encoding ABC transporter ATP-binding protein, which produces MTTDLQGGPRIISNGVDIAYGDRRIVENLDLAIPQQRFTALLGPNGSGKSTILRAFAALMKPSAGTIILDGFNISQLSTREVARKVGVLLQGAVAPEGLTVGDLVRQGRYPHQSLFSRWSPEDQQACDEALMLTGTTDLANRMLDTLSGGQRQRAWIAMTLAQQGQTIFLDEPTTYLDLEHQIELMKLITMLVAKRGKTVVAVLHDINQAARYAEHIALLKGGRIRATGTPSEVINAEMIADVFNVKSMVIRDPVAGTPLCIPL
- a CDS encoding RNA polymerase sigma factor: MSRSSSSSLVWDTVDSSELLNRAMEAHYADITNAVRRRGHPSSTARDVVHDLYVKLAAKPEVLLNKRSIKAFLCRAAINLGIDRQRRETKEARLFSGSEREALSAASTGHAPDHTLEIEARLAALREAIAELPERRRVVFILHRLYHLTPDQISTRLNISRNMVDRHLRRAFAHCLDRIL
- a CDS encoding FecR family protein codes for the protein MPVKESSDSRKRRNREAADWLLRNGDPNQSPDDRALFETWLKRDPENCRTYSAAEFVMGDAGRAIQSDPGLADIDMRPRTMVKPIIVTLLVAALATGAFFAFDGPLRMQADMIAGTDETPIRTLEDGSIVQLNASSAIAVDFTGGHRVIRLLRGQAFFQVAHAPDRPFTVVAGETKVIALGTAFDVRYGKDDTEVTVTENAVQLERDGQQAASLRVNEGEQAIYDYARKTTAVTPVDGLVALAWRRGQIAVDNAPLSYVVEEMNRHFRGRIIIAGSALARRRVSGTIKVADTKDALAFVKKALGLEVTRLGPLIVIHPS